CTTTGACTTGACCCTCCGACGAGTACTTCACCCTTTGGTGCAAGGTAGAGGAAACAGCCCCTaaggcatgaagccaaggtctagcTACAATGGCGGTGTAAGGCGAATATGCATCCACCactatgaagtccacctccactatGTCCGAGCCAGTTTGTATGGGCAGTCTAATCTGGCCTTTCAGAAAAACAGTTTTCCCTTCAAAGCTTACTAAAGGGGAGTCGTATGCCTTCAGGTCTTCGAGCCTCAgtttcagccccttgtataggtcggggtacatcaCCTCCACAGCATTGCCTTAATCGACTAACACCCTCTCGATGTCATATTCCCCAATCCTGAACGTGACGACTAGAGCATCGTCATGGGGTTGAATAGTTCTAATCttgtcctcatccgagaatcctaGTACGGGTGAAGCCATCCCCTTGGCTCTCTTAGACTCACGGTCATCGTTCACAGCAGGGAGTTGAGCCACCGACATTACCCTGGAAGGATGGGAGCCCGTTCTTCCTGGAGCGGCGAGAATGACATTTTTTGTGCCAATGGGCAGACTCAGGGTCCCCTGCCGCGTCTCAACGTTCGTCCATTCTTATCAGCCGTTTGTATGATACAAGAGATGACTTAACTTTCCCTCTCGAACCAGCTGGTCCAAGTGGTTTTTCAGGTTCCTGCATTCATTGGTGGTGTGCCCCGGTTCTTGGTGGTATTGACAGTATAGGTTTTGGTTGCGTTTTGTGGGGTCACCTGCCATCctatttggccatttgaagaatggctcgttcttgACTTTCTTCAAGATCTGATGTAATGGATCCcggaacacagcgtggactGCCTGCACCCCGACAGATCTAGGCTGCTCCGTGTAATCTCTTCTCAGCCGATTGTTGCTGCTAAATCGGTCtaacctgaagtccctcctctcctgagggacaaccttcgctttaCCCTTACCCATCTGCTGGTCCTCTTTGACCCTCTTGTACTT
This genomic stretch from Quercus robur chromosome 4, dhQueRobu3.1, whole genome shotgun sequence harbors:
- the LOC126721778 gene encoding uncharacterized protein LOC126721778, whose amino-acid sequence is MVMRWFDGLKPNSVNSFKQLTQAFNSSFITSSRVPQPLDSLLSLSMREGKTLKAYSDRYWEMYNEIEGNYDDVAINTFKRGLLIEQYLRKSLSGKLVTSVCQLMDRIDKYKRVKEDQQMGKGKAKVVPQERRDFRLDRFSSNNRLRRDYTEQPRSVGVQAVHAVFRDPLHQILKKVKNEPFFKWPNRMAGDPTKRNQNLYCQYHQEPGHTTNECRNLKNHLDQLVREGKLSHLLYHTNG
- the LOC126721777 gene encoding uncharacterized protein LOC126721777 — translated: MSVAQLPAVNDDRESKRAKGMASPVLGFSDEDKIRTIQPHDDALVVTFRIGEYDIERIRLPIQTGSDIVEVDFIVVDAYSPYTAIVARPWLHALGAVSSTLHQRVKYSSEGQVKEIVGDQAMARQCMVYAISQRPSAEPPTHTENPL